The genomic interval gttaaagctgaacttcaggagGAAAGAAAATACTCTTGGAGGAGCTTCTCTCACACTTTAACAGTTAAATGTTCATTTAAGTCTAGGTGCAAACATAACCAGCATTTTATTTACCTTACCCCAACTCCCATCTAACAACAATGGGCCATGACCACTGGGCTTCCTCCCCCTTACAATGCAGGGTAATGGGTTTTGCATTGTGGCAAGAGCAGTGTCTGCAATTGGAGCAACTTCTGGAAGAGGCTGAGCCTGCTGTAAGGAGGAAATTGGGCAAATAAAAACCATGGTACATCCCCACTCCAAGAGAAGTTTTCTTGAATCCTAAAGCACACTCCACCATGCGGATGTATAAGAGGGAGGGGTATATTAAAAGGTGTATTGGCATCAGAAAGTATCTTACTCTTTATAACTTACATAACACTATGCACAAAGCTGCTGCAGCATAGCATTTTGCACTAAACCATCTCCAAAACTACATGACATATTCTAAATGAGGATGACATGTGGTGTATGTTTCCCTGCAGCATGTAGAGAATGATCAAATTACTTAGGAACCAGTCTTCcagctttcaattttttttaaattaaaaagtaaccaatttatacattaaaaaggtAGAATATTTAACACAAATAGCTTTTAACACATGATCTATTCAAACTAAATGTATCTACATTGCATACAAATTAGTTCCACACTGAATTGACAGTTCACTGAAGAAGTAGCTCCACAATAGCACAACTGCCTTTATTGCTCTTTATGCATATGGTGCTCTCTGAAGGCACTGTGGTATGGATTAGAAAACATGGAATGACTTTTGGTGGAATCATCTGGAATGACTTGAATAACAGATTGAAGAGTCGTCATTCTGCAACCGTTATGTGAAATCCgtggttttgtttttccttgtcccgatcaacagaaaaaaaaaaagttaaagagtTCATGTTATACTTCACAGGAGAACGATAACCATCTGCAAGCAGACTTTTTACATGCCCATCCTGATGCTCTGGATGATCTGGAAGATTGCTGCAGGATAAGAAATAGACTTTGTGAGCTCACAGAAAAAATACAGACACACAAAACCAAAGGCAAAAAGTGAAATTATTGCCAAACTTGTATTACAAATCAGATTGTGTTGTATCAGGAAATATTAAGTAGTATACATGTTAACATATGCTCATCACTTGTTTATTTACAGAATGCACACATGTATGGAGACTGAACATAtggcaatattatttttatattggttttcagAGACTCACGCTTACTAAAGGTTTTACTAAGCTTtacagtaaagataacagaatgtcgatccagggaacatcccattgcctcagaatcaggaaggaattttttcccctattggaagaaaaatgtaccaggtttttttgtcttcccctggatcaactatgtttatagggctttatatctgcgattatcattacacagtatttatatagcaccaacatattacacagcgctttacaaagtccatagtcaagtcactagctgtccctcaaaggggctcacaatctaataacattaaaaaaatccatttgggacttttaaggcaccacaTATTCAACATTTCTCGTTCCAATTTCcaagaaaagaaacattaaacatatggttccttaaaagtcccaaatggATTTTTTGAAGTACTAAAGTGGTCATTTTGTATCGGGATGTGGCACATGATGGTAAACCTAAATGTAGGGAACCTCTACAAATAAGTTATAAATGTATAATCTTGTAAcactacaatagtcatatgttaatttcTTTATCTATGCTAATTCCTAATGCAGTCTAATTTTAGTCAATgtagtcaattttggggggaaaccagttaatctaactgcacgtttttggaatgtgggagaaaaccagagtacctggaggaaaccaacgcaaactCATGCTGTCCATATAAgatctgtttatttccctaggggttgaacttggcattttttcttctttttaacctgacttacttaCTAGAACACCAGAGGGATCACTTGAGTGTTTATAAAGTGCACACTTCTACACGGGACATACCATGCAACACAGAGTGACCCAGCATTGTGCAATATTGACTTTGGAGATTAACACTAACTAGACCGCCAGCGATAGAAATTGTGTTTTACCATATGGTAACACGGCCCAGCATTGTGTAATGTCCaattttctcttctctctcttttaaCATGGAGGATCCCCTTGAAATACATTTGAGGTCATCAAgaagcccctgctataattaataaatccacagctcacagtacattagtgtggtggtcagtgtgaagaatgtcacacttataGTGGATAataactgaccttagaggcaccaattactcatggaacccctagcaacctttgatGGAACCCTGACTGAGAATCACTGATCTATAGCAACATCAATACAAACAATCTAAAGATGCAACGCTAATATAAAGGATGCTATAAAGATTATAAGATACAGGAGATATCGCAACACTGCACAGACCGCAGCATCTGCCACAGAGAATGATAAACCTGAAGATGTATGAAAGGAGGAGAGGAGGGAAAGTGTTTGGGAGGTCCTGTGGCCAGCAAGGGAAGTCATACGTGTGCAGCACTGGGAGATGAGGTCACGGGAAACATTTCTATACACATGAGGGCATTCCTGACATATGGTGtgtggattgtaagctcttcagggcagggtcctcttctcctcctgtgtcattgtctgtatctctgtcatttgcaacctctattaaaTGAACCtctcataatatgttggcactatataaatcctgtttaataatattaatgtggtTGTCATTTTCATGAAAGATTTTGATCACCAGGTATTCTATAATATTACCTCCAGTAAACATATGTGGAGGTGTGCATCCTATCATATTTACCCTTAAGTGTCAGGTCTCAGGGAACAATTTAGGTAATATTGGGATACAGGTCCCACACCCCCTATACATTGGTCTGAGTATCCCACAACACAGACATATATAAAGATCTCTGTGGTGATGCTGACCCATCCAAAGTGCCGCAGAATCACACAGATGATCAGATCTATTGGGATGGTGTATGCTGGCAGTGATGGGTTGTGTATGACATGGCACAGTTGTACACAGAATTCAGGAAGAGGTCAGTCCATAAAATCTGCCATTACCACTATGCAGGGACATGGAGCTGCCCTTGGCTCTATCATGTCAGATACAGGGTGCTGGTATCATCCTGAGGGAATGCTGGTATTTGTGGTGCCTCGGGGAGGTAAAACACACAAAGACAAGTCACTTACCGGAGCCGCAGACCACAAAGATGAAGAGAGCCAATAACCAGGGACCTACCGAAGACTTCTCATCGGTGGCGTTCCTCTGTGGGAGAGAGACAATGTTATTACCCTGAAACGGCACACATAGTGCTGACATAGCGCTCCCGTCACCCTGCACATACCGCGGTTTTCGCCACGTTGCCTCTCTGTGTGATGTTCTTGCTGTGTTTCTCATTTGCCATTCGGATTCTCTGCTTAGCCACCATGGTTGCGGTAAAGTGTATGGATAGCGGGATAGGTGAAGAGCTCCCGGGAGACCGGTCACCTGGCTCGCAGGGTGTGTGAGTAGTAAAAACCGAGTCGCCGAGGTGCCAGCGTAGGCAATTCCACAATCCCCGCCCACAACCGGAACTACGTAATGACTGGGACGTGAGCACGTGATTACACATCGACAAATAGTTCCACCCAAATAGTACTGGGAGCTGTCAGCAGTGAGGAAGAGACCTGAGGGGGCGCTGTGTACAGACAATGCGTGACACGTACTGGGGGCAGGGCCTGCGCTGTGTGTCTGACACCTAGGGGGGCGCTGTTTACATGACATGTAGTGACCCTTGCATCCTGTATGTGCCTTATACCGGGGACACTGCAGTGTGCAATCAGTACAGCGGTtattaggctgtggatataagAAATGAttgttatatccacagctcacagtttattagtatGATGGACAGGataggaagaatatcacctttactGATAGCCATAAAGATAACTGGTGTCAGTGAcgaaaaaaaatcatacctttattaattattaataaactatatatatatagcaccaacaaaatatgaagcgctgtacattaggggtagaaaatgacagacagatacagacagtgacataggaggaggaggagccccaaatccctcaatggcgctgaaCCTTTTGTTTctgcgccgtcctggaattcttcatCCCAGCGCGGAGGAAGCGCCAGTCTTCCtgatatgtcacccaatctcacactgctggtaagaagaaaaaaaatgagctgaATCCCTCACTGCACATTGCTCCTTCTCAGACatggcagaaggagcagccaggagccccccaggatgtgtgacgtaggcatcccgggaggatctgcgctcctattcagtctgAATTGGGAGAGGCTTTACctttctgtttttgtaaaaagggggttgtctaccctttttatgtaaatgaaaaatgttgagAGACACCactcaaggatcccctagcacagcggtcgccaatcagtggtccgtgagaaaattttggtggtccatgggtCTGGCTGGAGGTCAGGAGAAGAATCCGGCTTGGGGGGACATACCGGCCAGACCTGTGGACCATGTCACACCTTTGCATCGCAGGcccagggtggtgggcgggttgtgtctcctcaggctcagacctgcgatgggagagtggatggggtctggcatcatgatgtcactatgggggaagtttcttccctttgattgacacacggctcccatGCATGGGTGGTTCAGACCcaataaatttagtggtccaccggtctgaaaaggttggcaaccactgtcccagcaacctctggaggaaccctgaatgaGAATCGCTGGTTTAGCCTGAAGTGACCCTTATGTTGGATTTAACAAAAATGGGGTGACCTTTCATCTACCTATACAGTGTCAATTCAATCAACCATTTCTTATTACTATTGGTCTtcccatttattttaacatttggattttttttgtgtcacattaaagttgaaaaaaaagccatttcaCTCATTAAGTGTAACCCCAGTTGTATTTTCTTACACATTTGCAAATAGTCCTTTCTTGTTATGAATAAAAAGTCCCATGTACCTGCACACATAGGAAACACCAGGTATCCTACACCCACCATATCTGTCTGATGGACTACATGTATCATCAAGCCCCCTCCCACACATCTGTGGGCTTCATCCTTCAGTATTTTGCTTTCCTATCTTACATTCAGTCCAGTGTGCTCATTACCTAGATCAGGTTGCATGCCGGAACACCGACTCCTCCAGCCTAAGACTTGTGTCCTAATTGATAGGAATGCAGCAATGGCCTCACAGCCCAGGGGTTGTATAGCTTGGTCTTGGGATTTACCTTTATCTGGGGAAGAGGGGTGCCCTGGAGCTGTGTCTTGTGGATGCACACGTGGGACATCCTGGTCCTCATTTGGTATGGTAATACCTGGTAATGGCTTCTACACAATGGGGTCTCCTAATTGTGGGAGTTTTCTTGTGCTGGGGCTTGTGGAGTGAAACATTTTCATTCACCAAGCAGTGATATGCTGGGTGCTGACATGTCACCTTACAATATACAGGCACAATTGTGTCAATAAATGAACGATCGTCACACTATGCAGACAACTGCTGCCATCACAGATTCCCTCACTCCCCAAGAAAATTGGCCTTGAAGGACTTCCCTTTCTTTCTCCACTGGGAACTCTTCTGCATTGGAGGTCGCTGCTTCGTAGGGGCTTGCCTGCGGACAAGAAGGTAAAATTTCTGCTAAGAGATTTCTGACCTCCATTCCAGAAGAGTGCCGGTGGAGAAAGAAAGGGCCAGAGTCACTGAGGAGCCCAAAACAACTTCCCTATGTTCTGTATGCTATTACTGCTGGGAGCGTGACCCCACATGGGAAACATGACATGTTTGCACGATTTTTTTGTGACAcctaaaaaacatgcagaaaacagaaacaaaataaggATCAACAGACAAATTATAGCTtggggaagaagaagaaagagttAATTAGTGTAGATAGGGATTTaccaggaattattattattaaacagggtttatatacattacatagggAATACGTTCaagaattttctttgtttttataactTGTATGGTGTGTTTATCTGCAGCAGTTTCTGTGGCAGTGATCATTCCCGCAAGAGGTGTTAGTGGCCCAGTATCTGAACACACCCTGCACCCTGCAGAGATATTCATGTCACTCAGGCTCAGATGATGTGAACAAATTATGGCAAAAACAAGTTATAGAGAATCTATGAGAGAATCATGCAGTAGGAACCCTTGGTCAAGCAAGGATCTCCCTTTAGATATAATTCCTCTCATATATAGGAGTGTAGTTGTAAAGAAAGAATAGGGGGCACAGTATTATCCATGGAGAGCGCACATGCGCATCATTGTAATGTAAATGGCTccttcccgaaaaaagtgagggcacggagTGCCCACGTgtgtccgccccactacacctctggtCATATACCGTTGTGtctgcagaacaggaagtgatggtgGGGAGCTTGGGGTGACAGTACAGCTCCCTTCCCCAGTAGTCAGTGAGAGTTGTCACCTGACACAGAATTACCACATCTAAAGGCTGGAaaggttttaaatataaatgaatggtGTTGGGGGTAACTACACTTTAATTTCAGGGGTTGTCCTGGTAACACGAATTATAAGTGCACATTGTTATGTTATATGCAGTCTCTCCCCTGCCCAACACACACGTGACGTGTCCCATCTGACACCCAACTCTGACAAGCTGATGTCACACGTGTTCTCTAATGTCTTGAGGCCCCGCCCCTCCCAGCGGATGGATATCAATACAACAAGCGGATGCGTCTTTTCTATACACTGACAAGTGATGCGGCCTAAAGGATACGTGTATCAAGCAGTAGCTCCTCCTCCGCTCTCTTACGTCATCAACCCCTTTCCGGTTCAACATGGCGCCTCCCATACCGCTGCTTGCAGGTCTGTGTGATTTGTATTAGTGAGTTATTATGGGAGCCTGGAAATATTTGGCTTTGTTCATGTGGTGCCCATCTATGGGAGAACACACGCCTGACGTGTTGTGACATGAGCTGCTGTGTACCATGGCTGGAGGATGACGGCAGCACAGAGACAGCGTGTCAGGCTGCAAGTTCTGCATGGAATCATGTGTGGGGAGCCAGAGGAATAATGCTGGTGTAATGTAATAAATGGTGATACATAAATACATGAGAATAAATTGCCATGGCtgtatacatttcctttatacatataacaataatatttataataattattattattaataaacaggatttatatagtgccaacatattacacagcgctgtacaacaaataggggttgcaaatgacagactagtacagacagtgacacaggaggaggagaggaccctgccccgaggagctcacaatctaataataatatagatctATAATAGTAAAAGCAAGACTGCTCACCATACACCCCGATTATGCTCCAGCTCTTTCACACATCCAGCAAGTGTCTATCTAAAGTGTATGTAAGCCCACAACCTATCCATAAAATATGACATGTCTATGTACAGTTCTCcttggtaaaataataaatattatttattgcaaagttcCATACCTAGAGATCCTGCAGGTAACAACACTGAGTCTGACAACGCTAAGCAGCCTCAgtcagcagtgttgtcagcctgctatGTTCTCTcctgcaggaagtgacatgtaccgcagaacaatccacaatcactgaacaaccgtacacacaatcaATAGTGAACGATTGCCAAACTAATCCGCCAGGACAgtggttcgtttccagcgacattcctcgttcatcgtcgtCATTGGCCAGTtgtcgtgcactttttttgttaacggttaTCAAATGATCAGTCATTATTTGTTggtttccaaagacaattattgcacgtgtgtatgtatcCTAATATTACAGTGCATAgcgggctgacaacactgctgttaAATGATCGGCAGTAGCATTTTTACTGGCAGCAATTCCAggtaaaactttattgtttgggCTTACACACATTTCATAGTTAAATGCAAGTGACACATAAGTAAAGGAGGATCTAATTTCTGTCCTTCCAGTCCTGAGAATACCCAGCTTTGATTTGAAGGGGACAAacacatttgtaacatttgtagATTTTGTCCCACTTAtcagtctgtgactggacagtcaaatgagaagcagcagattgttttcattgtgctctctcctcctatcagcaatTTCTTTGCACATGGATACAACTgtttggcttcttgtgctgcttctctctgtCTCAGCCTGCCCTTTGCTTTTAGGGGACTTTATTGGGCTTTTACAGGCCAAAATCGGGTATTCCAGCTGTctgcattataaaaacatttattgctgaACTATAAATCTGCATAAAAAATCAGATTGGGTAATTTTTGCAGAGGGGAAAGACCATGTTCCTTCTTTGATAAAGCAGATTTACGTGCCTGATTACACGGTGCGCAGGCCATGCCCCTGGTACGTGTCACATTCCCCATGGCTGTTGGGACTCAAAAAATGTTGTCCTGAACCTGCCAATCTAAATAGCCGAAGATTGGAACCcggaaagagagaagaaaaccATAGCAACTCATGAAGAAGTGGGGATGGgcgaatgtatttaaaaaaattgttctcagacaggtaagattattttaaaggaaaacacctgtcccttcagcaataaaggaGCTGCCTGATTACAATTAGTCTACgtaagggtttagttccgctttaggtagGTAGCACATTCAAGGatgcagagctgcattcatttgtgtacCTGAGGTTTAACTGTAATATAGACCTGTAGCCAAAACATGTGGAAAGAATCAAGgaggaaacattttattattttctctcctGGTGgtaagatttcccctcacttcctgttctgttgcCTTCTAAAATCTTGGCACAGTTTCTGACCTTTCCTCACTATCATTAACTGCTATGGTTGCTGGGAGTTCCATGGTAATGAAAGAAAGACCTTACAATGCCAACTGTGAGTGTTCTATAACCCTGAACTGAATGAAGGGCCTGCCTGGGTCTCTATCATCTTATTTcaattgtccattttttttgtctttgcacaGTAAGAGGTTCTGATGGAATCCATTTACTCCAGGGACCTCCAAAGTTTACCAACAATGACCTTTTCCAGcggtaagtttttgtttttttttgttttctccttgtTATTAGTAATTCATGTTTTACCATAGATAAAGAAGATAATTATTGATACCTGGCTAATATAAACTTTTAGATAATTATGTTGGTTTCCACTCTTTCTTTTAGCGATGGCagcaaaaattgcaaaatgtcAACATTTAGCAGAGACGGCAAGCTGTTTGCATGGTGTAATGGAGAAACGTAAGTCTTAACATTAACAACATTAACGTTGTTTATCTTATGTGCTGGTGCATGGTATGTCTGTTTTCTCCATGGGTGACTGTGCACTGTACAGGGCATTTTGTTATCCATCTTCTTTTCCAGGTCTTATGCCATGACACCAAGTATCATATTTTTCCTATTACTGTGAGTCACATTGGTTgactggtttattttttaatatatacactttaatatataCACATTAGGCTAAAACTGAAAGCTTTATGTGGTCATACAGTCTGCTAAAGGTAGTGTTAACATGTAGCCATTTTTGTGCTCCATCCCCATTCTCACtgctcaaacatttttattacttttgttataCATTGGCAGCTGATTTTCTGGACTGCCTAAGCTCCTGCTTACCCAATTCATTTGGCAAAGTTCTTGCTATTACAGTCTCACCCCTTGTAGTGCCCCTAACACTGCAAGGGGGTGTTAGATTATTTGTTGCTAGTTGGCAGAAGTCTTGATGCTAATACAGCCTGCTAGTTATCAATAAATCTACTTGACTGATCAGTCTATTAAAGTCAGCAACCAAGCCATATTTTATCAGGATGGGGCATAAAGTGAAagtgaataaaaaggaaaattttgctACAAAATCAGGAGCAGAGGGAACATTTTGCATCGAGGATATGTTTTTTAAGGACAACTGTCAAAAATAGTATTTCACAAATattgaagagattttttttaattttctgtggtACAGGAAGTGTAGGAAAATCATCTTAACTTCcgtggcggtatgaatactaagcatttttaaatgtaccgcttttacatttaaaaatgcttaataTTTCAAATTTACCGCCTACCAGCCCGCCCTCCAGCTACGCActtgcccggccagcatctgcttcccctggcctcgcatccccaacgttcacacgctggggatgcagatgccagacGAATATCGCAAGGTTACACAGATCCCCGGCCAGCATCGCCAGGTGGAAGAAGCCGTGGCACCGAGGAGGACACCGCGTTGGAaccaggtaaaacttttttttaatctctgggaattccaccccgagtgtggcgcagggtaatgctttttttatggaatattCACCCCGAGCCAAACCctggaataccaccagggaggttaaccacctgggcgtttcactgatgtctagatttctgtaccaaaagcggtacactttaaattgtatacctgtaatttacagaaatatgtccgaacaagggtctagtagatatcatgaatataaaaaaagt from Pyxicephalus adspersus chromosome 4, UCB_Pads_2.0, whole genome shotgun sequence carries:
- the SERP1 gene encoding stress-associated endoplasmic reticulum protein 1, giving the protein MVAKQRIRMANEKHSKNITQRGNVAKTARNATDEKSSVGPWLLALFIFVVCGSAIFQIIQSIRMGM